A section of the Elusimicrobiota bacterium genome encodes:
- the hypD gene encoding hydrogenase formation protein HypD → MQYIDEYRDPEAARTLAREITRVVTRPWTIMEVCGGQTHAIVRFGLDELLPKTVTLVHGPGCPVCVTPLEIIDKAIAIAARPDVIFCSFGDMLRVPGSCQDLFSVKATGGDVRIVYSPLDALQLARQHPDKEVVFFAVGFETTAPANAMSVFQAKREGIKNFSLLVSHVIVPPAIEAILSSPDNKVQAFLAAGHVCAVMGYTEYEPLAKKYRVPIVVTGFEPLDILHGVLLCVKQLEEGRAVVENQYVRAVRREGNQPALIVMQDVFQVVHRKWRGVGEIPKSGLGLSKAYEAFDAEKRFDVVGVTANESPECISGLILRGVKKPKECSAFGTRCTPEHPLGATMVSSEGACAAYYRYRKPSSKPSSPNDSVGDPSCRATVCMDSPPVAAGNDDRKSDE, encoded by the coding sequence ATGCAATACATCGACGAATACCGTGATCCGGAAGCGGCGCGCACGTTAGCCCGTGAAATTACCCGTGTCGTGACGCGGCCCTGGACAATCATGGAAGTCTGTGGCGGTCAGACGCATGCCATTGTCCGGTTCGGGTTGGATGAGCTCCTTCCTAAAACGGTTACGCTGGTTCACGGGCCGGGATGTCCGGTCTGTGTCACGCCGCTCGAAATTATCGATAAAGCCATTGCGATTGCTGCCCGGCCCGACGTTATTTTCTGTTCCTTCGGGGACATGCTCCGCGTCCCCGGCTCTTGTCAGGACCTCTTCTCGGTCAAAGCCACCGGCGGGGATGTCCGGATCGTTTATTCGCCTCTGGATGCGCTCCAACTCGCCCGCCAACACCCGGACAAAGAGGTTGTATTTTTTGCCGTGGGTTTTGAAACCACCGCCCCGGCGAACGCCATGTCCGTCTTTCAGGCGAAACGAGAAGGGATCAAAAACTTTTCGCTCTTGGTCTCTCATGTGATTGTCCCGCCGGCGATTGAGGCCATCCTGTCGTCTCCTGACAACAAGGTCCAGGCGTTTCTGGCGGCCGGGCATGTTTGCGCGGTTATGGGGTACACCGAGTATGAGCCGCTCGCTAAAAAATACCGTGTGCCGATCGTGGTCACGGGTTTTGAACCGCTCGATATTCTCCACGGTGTGCTCCTGTGCGTCAAACAGCTGGAAGAAGGGCGGGCCGTGGTCGAAAACCAATATGTACGCGCGGTTCGCCGGGAAGGAAATCAGCCGGCCCTGATAGTCATGCAGGACGTTTTTCAGGTGGTTCACCGGAAATGGCGTGGAGTGGGGGAGATTCCAAAGAGCGGACTTGGATTATCAAAGGCGTATGAGGCCTTTGATGCGGAGAAGCGTTTTGATGTAGTGGGTGTGACCGCCAACGAATCCCCTGAGTGCATCAGTGGTTTGATCTTGCGGGGCGTGAAAAAACCGAAAGAGTGTTCGGCCTTCGGAACCCGCTGCACGCCGGAGCACCCGCTCGGTGCCACCATGGTCTCCTCCGAAGGCGCCTGCGCCGCCTATTACCGTTACCGGAAGCCGTCGAGTAAGCCGTCATCCCCGAATGACTCTGTCGGGGATCCATCATGCCGTGCGACGGTTTGTATGGATTCCCCGCCAGTGGCCGCGGGGAATGACGATCGGAAGTCGGATGAATAA
- a CDS encoding dihydroorotate dehydrogenase-like protein, protein MDLSTTYLGLKLRNPLVPAASPLSDDLDNLKKMEEAGASAIVLRSLFEEQLKAERDELSHHLDSTANLHPEAESYIPEPVQVVFGPEEYLEHIRKAKQAVGIPIIASLNGCSKGGWVQYARRIQEAGADALELNIYSIPTDMTLSSEDVEAEAIAIVESVKKAVKLPLAVKLSPYYSNMANMAKRMQKAGANALVLFNRFYQPDVDLVDLEMRPRILLSTPHSMRLPMTWIGILYGRVPVDLAATSGLYTPEDVIKMIMVGANATMLCSVLLSHGIKEIQVLEQGLKRWMEEHEYESVQQMRGSMSQQKCSDPSSFERSQYRRAVLSYRPKA, encoded by the coding sequence ATGGATCTCTCAACGACTTACCTCGGCCTGAAGCTTCGAAATCCTCTGGTCCCGGCGGCCTCTCCGTTGTCGGATGATCTGGACAATCTCAAAAAGATGGAAGAGGCCGGTGCCTCGGCTATTGTCCTGCGTTCCCTTTTTGAGGAACAGTTAAAAGCGGAGCGCGACGAGCTGTCCCATCATCTGGATTCAACGGCCAATCTCCACCCTGAAGCGGAAAGTTATATTCCGGAACCCGTCCAAGTGGTCTTCGGGCCAGAAGAGTATCTGGAGCATATTCGCAAAGCCAAGCAGGCGGTCGGGATTCCGATCATCGCCAGCTTAAACGGTTGCTCGAAGGGTGGCTGGGTCCAGTATGCGCGTCGTATCCAGGAAGCCGGTGCGGATGCGTTGGAACTGAACATCTATTCCATCCCAACGGATATGACGCTTTCTTCCGAGGATGTAGAAGCCGAAGCCATCGCGATTGTGGAGTCGGTCAAAAAGGCGGTTAAGCTTCCTCTGGCGGTGAAGCTGAGCCCGTATTACAGCAACATGGCCAACATGGCCAAACGAATGCAGAAAGCCGGAGCCAACGCGCTCGTGCTTTTCAACCGCTTCTATCAGCCGGATGTGGATCTGGTTGATTTGGAGATGCGGCCTCGAATCCTCTTAAGCACGCCGCATTCCATGCGTCTGCCCATGACGTGGATTGGTATTTTATACGGTCGCGTGCCGGTTGATTTGGCCGCGACAAGCGGTCTTTATACACCCGAAGATGTGATCAAAATGATCATGGTCGGGGCGAATGCCACCATGCTCTGTTCGGTTCTCCTTTCTCACGGAATTAAGGAGATCCAAGTCCTTGAGCAGGGACTGAAACGGTGGATGGAAGAGCATGAGTACGAATCCGTCCAGCAGATGCGCGGCAGCATGAGCCAGCAGAAATGCTCAGATCCGTCTAGTTTTGAACGGTCCCAGTATAGGCGTGCCGTGCTGAGCTACCGACCAAAAGCTTAA
- the nifJ gene encoding pyruvate:ferredoxin (flavodoxin) oxidoreductase — MSSGSQVSKKRDFKILEGNEAVASVAYRLNEVIVIYPITPSSPMGEWADAWAAENKPNLWGTVPLVYEMQSEGGAAGAVHGALQTGALSTTFTASQGLLLMIPNMYKIAGELSPAVFHIAARSLAAHALSIFGDHSDVMATRATGWAMICSNSVQEAHDFALIAQAATLESRVPFLHFFDGFRTSHEVSKIKMLSDDHLRAMIDDQLIQAHRERALTPDRPVLRGTAQNPDVYFQAREAVNSVYAACPAIVQKAMDKFAAVVGRSYKLYEYYGAPDAERVAILMGSGAETARETVDYLTAKGEKVGIVNIRLYRPFDGLRFVQSLPRTVRSIAVLDRTKEPGALGEPLHLDVVAALQEAKTSGAVPASFNPSIVGGRYGLSSKEFTPAMVKAVFDNLARTSPKNHFTVGIQDDVTHTSLSYDPAFSIEPDSVKRAIFYGLGSDGTVGANKNSIKIIGDNTPNYAQGYFVYDSKKSGSTTISHLRFGPQPIHSTYLVTSANFIGCHHPNFLDRYDILKDLSPGGAFLLNTPYPADQIWDRLPRIAQEHLIRQKARFYIIDATKVARDSGMGGRINTVMQTCFFGISGVLPREEAIQQVKDAIRYAYGKKGDDVVEMNLKAVDNTLAHLREVKIPAGVTSAANLAPAVPAEAPEFVQKVLGPILANRGDELTVSQMPLDGTFPTATAQWEKRNVAQEIPVWDTAVCIQCNKCVMVCPHAVIRAKVYDAALLEKAPTTFKSRDVIDRAFKGMKYTLQVAAEDCTGCALCVDVCPARNKSETRLKAINMQPQASLQIPERENWNFFLTLPDMDRRKIDPSRINQQQLQRPLFEFSGACGGCGETPYVKLLSQLFGDRAIVANATGCSSIYGGNLPTTPWAQDASGRGPAWSNSLFEDNAEFGLGFRLSLDKQREYAEELLKRLSGDLDGALVSALLASKQKDEADIYEQRQRVVVLKEKLASINKPEAKRLLERADLLVKKSVWIVGGDGWAYDIGFGGLDHVLASGKDVNILVLDTEVYSNTGGQKSKATPRGAVAKFAAGGKDSPKKDLGLIAMTYGNVYVARVAMGARDEQTLKAFLEAQAYPGPSIIIAYSHCIAHGIDMETGMQNQKALVNSGQWLLYRYNPERIERGENPLVVDSKPPTVKIEETLYRENRFKMLTKSKPEEAKRLIQLAEKDAKRSWEQYEYLSKMVYAPPAPAPSSPAGTAGTEGKAS, encoded by the coding sequence ATGAGTTCAGGTTCTCAGGTATCGAAAAAGCGCGATTTTAAAATTCTGGAGGGAAATGAAGCGGTCGCCTCGGTCGCTTACCGGCTGAACGAAGTGATCGTGATTTACCCGATTACGCCTTCCTCTCCCATGGGCGAATGGGCGGATGCCTGGGCCGCTGAGAACAAACCCAATTTGTGGGGAACCGTGCCGTTGGTCTACGAGATGCAAAGCGAAGGCGGCGCCGCCGGTGCGGTTCATGGCGCGCTGCAGACAGGGGCGCTGTCCACGACCTTTACGGCATCGCAGGGGCTCCTCCTGATGATCCCGAACATGTACAAGATCGCGGGCGAACTCTCTCCCGCGGTTTTTCACATCGCGGCCCGCTCACTCGCGGCTCACGCGCTCTCTATTTTCGGCGACCACAGCGATGTCATGGCCACCCGCGCCACCGGTTGGGCCATGATTTGCTCGAACTCGGTTCAGGAGGCGCATGATTTTGCTCTGATTGCGCAGGCGGCGACGCTGGAGTCGCGCGTGCCGTTCCTTCATTTTTTCGACGGGTTTCGGACCTCGCACGAAGTGTCCAAGATCAAAATGCTTTCGGATGACCATCTGCGGGCGATGATCGATGACCAACTGATTCAGGCGCACCGGGAGCGGGCCCTGACCCCTGATCGTCCGGTTCTGCGCGGGACGGCTCAGAATCCAGACGTTTATTTCCAGGCGCGCGAAGCCGTGAATTCGGTTTATGCGGCCTGCCCAGCGATCGTTCAGAAGGCGATGGATAAATTTGCCGCTGTGGTTGGACGCTCCTACAAACTCTATGAGTATTACGGGGCTCCGGATGCCGAACGGGTCGCCATTCTCATGGGGTCCGGCGCAGAAACCGCCCGCGAGACCGTGGACTATCTGACGGCCAAAGGGGAAAAAGTCGGGATCGTCAATATCCGGCTGTATCGTCCTTTCGATGGCCTGCGTTTTGTTCAATCCTTGCCCCGCACCGTCCGCTCGATCGCCGTATTGGATCGAACCAAGGAACCGGGTGCACTCGGCGAGCCGCTGCATCTGGATGTCGTCGCCGCGCTTCAGGAAGCCAAAACCAGCGGTGCGGTTCCGGCCAGCTTTAACCCGTCCATCGTAGGAGGTCGCTACGGATTGTCTTCGAAGGAATTCACCCCCGCCATGGTGAAAGCGGTTTTTGACAACCTCGCCAGAACCAGCCCCAAAAATCACTTTACCGTCGGTATTCAGGATGACGTCACGCATACCTCACTGTCGTATGATCCTGCTTTTTCGATTGAGCCGGATTCGGTGAAGCGGGCGATCTTCTATGGACTCGGTTCCGACGGGACGGTCGGTGCGAACAAGAACTCCATCAAGATCATCGGAGACAACACCCCCAATTACGCGCAAGGCTACTTCGTCTACGACTCCAAGAAATCCGGATCCACCACCATCTCGCATCTTCGTTTCGGTCCGCAGCCGATCCATTCGACGTATCTGGTCACCAGCGCGAATTTTATCGGCTGCCATCACCCGAACTTTCTGGACCGTTATGACATTCTTAAAGACCTTAGCCCCGGGGGGGCGTTCCTTCTGAATACGCCGTATCCCGCCGATCAAATCTGGGATCGTTTGCCGCGTATCGCTCAGGAACATCTCATTCGCCAAAAAGCGCGTTTCTACATCATCGATGCCACCAAGGTGGCGCGCGACAGCGGAATGGGGGGACGCATCAATACCGTGATGCAGACCTGTTTCTTCGGTATTTCTGGTGTTCTTCCGCGTGAAGAAGCCATCCAGCAGGTCAAGGATGCCATCCGGTACGCTTATGGAAAGAAAGGCGATGATGTTGTTGAAATGAACCTTAAGGCGGTGGACAATACGCTTGCGCATCTGCGCGAGGTGAAGATCCCCGCTGGCGTTACGAGCGCGGCCAACCTTGCCCCGGCCGTGCCAGCCGAGGCCCCCGAGTTTGTCCAGAAGGTCCTGGGACCCATCCTGGCCAACCGCGGCGATGAATTGACGGTCAGCCAGATGCCCTTGGACGGGACTTTTCCTACGGCAACCGCTCAGTGGGAAAAGCGGAACGTGGCTCAAGAGATCCCGGTGTGGGACACCGCGGTCTGTATCCAGTGCAACAAATGCGTCATGGTCTGCCCGCACGCGGTCATCCGGGCGAAGGTGTATGACGCCGCCCTGCTCGAAAAAGCGCCGACGACTTTTAAATCGCGCGACGTTATCGACCGGGCTTTCAAAGGCATGAAGTACACGCTCCAGGTCGCGGCCGAAGACTGCACCGGTTGTGCCCTCTGCGTTGATGTGTGTCCGGCCCGGAACAAATCCGAGACCCGGCTCAAAGCCATTAACATGCAGCCGCAGGCTTCGCTTCAGATTCCTGAGCGCGAGAATTGGAATTTCTTCCTGACGTTGCCGGATATGGACCGACGGAAGATCGATCCCTCTCGCATCAACCAGCAGCAACTTCAGCGCCCGTTGTTCGAGTTTTCGGGTGCTTGCGGCGGCTGTGGCGAGACCCCCTACGTGAAACTTCTTTCCCAACTCTTTGGCGATCGGGCGATTGTAGCCAACGCCACGGGTTGCTCGTCCATCTATGGCGGCAATCTCCCCACAACGCCCTGGGCGCAGGACGCCTCCGGGCGCGGTCCGGCCTGGTCGAATTCCCTCTTCGAAGACAACGCGGAATTCGGACTCGGGTTCCGGTTGTCTCTCGATAAGCAGCGGGAATACGCAGAAGAGCTTCTCAAGCGCTTGTCCGGCGATCTGGATGGGGCGCTTGTGAGCGCGCTTCTGGCGTCCAAGCAAAAGGATGAGGCCGATATTTATGAACAACGCCAGCGCGTGGTTGTGCTGAAAGAAAAGCTGGCCTCTATTAATAAACCAGAAGCCAAACGGTTGCTTGAACGGGCCGATCTTCTGGTCAAGAAGAGCGTCTGGATCGTCGGAGGAGATGGTTGGGCCTACGACATCGGGTTTGGCGGCCTGGACCACGTGCTGGCCAGCGGTAAGGACGTGAACATTCTGGTTCTGGATACGGAAGTCTACTCGAACACCGGTGGACAGAAGTCCAAGGCCACGCCGCGGGGCGCGGTGGCGAAATTCGCCGCCGGTGGAAAAGACTCACCGAAAAAGGATCTTGGATTGATCGCCATGACGTACGGCAACGTTTATGTGGCCCGGGTGGCGATGGGCGCGCGGGATGAGCAGACGTTGAAGGCGTTTCTGGAAGCACAGGCGTATCCAGGGCCTTCGATCATCATCGCTTACAGCCACTGCATTGCTCACGGGATCGACATGGAAACCGGGATGCAGAACCAGAAGGCCCTCGTGAACTCCGGACAATGGTTGTTGTACCGCTACAACCCGGAGCGAATCGAACGGGGCGAAAATCCACTCGTTGTGGATTCGAAACCGCCCACCGTCAAGATTGAAGAGACCCTCTACCGGGAAAACCGCTTCAAGATGCTGACTAAAAGTAAGCCCGAGGAAGCCAAGCGACTGATACAGCTGGCTGAAAAAGATGCGAAACGGAGTTGGGAGCAGTATGAATACCTCTCCAAAATGGTCTATGCACCTCCCGCTCCAGCCCCGAGCAGTCCTGCGGGAACAGCCGGGACAGAAGGGAAGGCCAGCTAA
- a CDS encoding HypC/HybG/HupF family hydrogenase formation chaperone, with amino-acid sequence MCLAVPGKILTVQGSDPYTRTARVSFGGVVKDVNLAYTPEASVGDYVIVHVGFALSRVDEKEAQEVFSYLKQIDELQEIQGPAADAFIAAGPVEKE; translated from the coding sequence ATGTGTCTAGCGGTGCCGGGAAAAATTTTGACGGTTCAAGGCAGCGACCCCTACACGCGAACCGCGCGGGTGAGTTTTGGCGGTGTTGTGAAGGACGTTAACCTGGCGTATACGCCCGAGGCGAGTGTGGGGGATTATGTGATTGTCCATGTCGGGTTTGCCCTCAGCCGGGTGGATGAAAAAGAAGCGCAGGAAGTCTTTTCCTATTTGAAGCAGATTGACGAATTGCAAGAAATCCAAGGACCTGCGGCGGATGCGTTTATCGCCGCTGGTCCCGTCGAAAAAGAATAG
- the hypF gene encoding carbamoyltransferase HypF produces MCAPAKKISSFEQPVVQRLRVSVRGAVQGVGFRPFVYRLAEELGLFGWVNNSPAGVSIEAEGPRPALQSFLLRLEKEKPVNAFIQGLESSYLDPHGYCAFQILPSTEEGRKTAIALPDIATCAECLRELLDPSNRRYRYPFINCTHCGPRFSIIQALPYDRARTTMRAFTMCRLCLDEYENPSDRRFHAQPNACPECGPHLEVWDGSGKRLAEKDVALERTVQALRDGKIVALKGIGGFQLLVDAQAPAAIQRLRERKHRDDKPLAVMCPTLEEARKYVEVSPLEERVLKSAESPIVLLHRRSHALEGPVAPHNPNLGIMLPYSPLHHLLMAELGFPIVATSGNVSDEPICIFEQEAVAKLGGIADFFLVHNRPIARYIDDSVVRVMMDRELVLRRARGYAPMPVSTREDLPPLLAVGAHLKNTVAITTGRSVVLSPHIGDLQTAPAHDAFRQVIQDLEALYDVHPEAVACDLHPNYLSTQYAEKTGLPVIRVQHHYAHALSCMVENELKPPVLGVSWDGTGYGLDKSIWGGEFLRILPQGFERFATFRSFPLPGGEKAIEQPARCAIGLLYEMEGDNVWNRGDLAFLRLFSESERTIFKTMLKQQLNTPQTSSVGRLFDAVAALLALRQEASFEGQAAMDLEFMAEGYPTEEAYPVIIGASPLLVFDWEPMIRGILADVKAVHPVGRIAAKFHSTLVDVIVEIAKRSGEERIVLSGGCFQNRILTEQAVRRLREANLRPYWHQRVPPNDGGLAVGQVAAAVESRRDSLCV; encoded by the coding sequence ATGTGCGCCCCCGCTAAAAAAATATCCTCTTTTGAGCAACCGGTTGTTCAGCGTTTGCGCGTTTCCGTTCGTGGAGCCGTGCAGGGGGTTGGGTTTCGCCCGTTTGTGTATCGCCTGGCTGAAGAACTGGGGTTATTCGGCTGGGTGAACAACTCCCCTGCGGGTGTTTCGATCGAAGCAGAAGGGCCTCGCCCCGCCCTTCAATCTTTTCTGCTCCGCTTGGAAAAAGAAAAGCCTGTAAATGCCTTTATCCAGGGATTGGAATCCTCGTATCTGGACCCGCACGGGTATTGCGCGTTTCAAATTTTGCCCAGCACCGAAGAAGGCCGGAAGACGGCCATCGCGCTTCCGGATATCGCCACCTGCGCGGAGTGTCTGCGCGAGCTTTTGGATCCCTCCAACCGGCGCTACCGGTATCCCTTTATCAATTGCACGCATTGCGGTCCGCGGTTCTCGATCATTCAGGCGCTTCCCTATGACCGGGCGCGCACAACGATGCGCGCCTTTACGATGTGCCGGCTCTGTCTCGACGAGTATGAGAATCCGTCGGATCGCCGTTTTCATGCGCAACCGAACGCGTGTCCTGAGTGCGGTCCGCATCTCGAAGTCTGGGATGGCAGCGGAAAGAGGCTCGCTGAAAAGGACGTTGCTCTTGAGCGGACGGTTCAGGCACTCCGGGATGGAAAGATCGTTGCGCTTAAGGGCATCGGCGGTTTTCAACTTTTGGTTGATGCACAGGCTCCGGCCGCGATTCAGCGCTTGCGCGAGCGTAAACACCGGGATGATAAGCCCTTGGCAGTCATGTGCCCCACGCTCGAAGAAGCCCGGAAGTACGTCGAGGTTTCTCCTCTCGAGGAACGGGTGCTTAAGTCTGCGGAGTCTCCGATTGTTCTTTTGCATCGCCGATCGCACGCCCTGGAGGGGCCGGTAGCGCCGCACAATCCGAATCTCGGGATTATGTTGCCCTATTCCCCGCTGCATCATCTCTTAATGGCCGAACTGGGATTTCCGATTGTGGCGACGAGCGGCAATGTGTCGGATGAGCCCATTTGCATTTTCGAGCAAGAAGCCGTGGCCAAACTGGGTGGAATCGCCGACTTCTTTCTCGTCCATAACCGGCCCATCGCCCGGTATATCGATGATTCCGTGGTTCGCGTGATGATGGATCGGGAACTCGTCCTCCGGCGCGCGCGGGGCTATGCGCCCATGCCGGTTTCAACCAGGGAAGATTTGCCGCCGCTTTTGGCGGTGGGCGCGCATTTGAAAAATACCGTGGCGATAACCACGGGCCGGTCTGTGGTACTGAGCCCGCATATCGGGGACCTTCAGACCGCGCCGGCGCATGACGCGTTTCGTCAAGTGATTCAAGATCTTGAAGCCCTTTATGACGTTCACCCGGAGGCCGTAGCCTGTGACCTCCATCCGAACTACCTTTCGACGCAGTATGCTGAAAAGACCGGCCTGCCCGTGATCCGAGTGCAGCATCATTATGCGCATGCGCTTTCCTGTATGGTCGAAAATGAGTTGAAGCCGCCGGTCCTGGGAGTGTCTTGGGATGGAACAGGTTATGGGCTGGACAAGAGTATTTGGGGTGGGGAATTCTTACGAATCCTGCCGCAGGGATTCGAGCGCTTCGCCACCTTCCGGAGTTTTCCTCTTCCCGGCGGGGAAAAAGCCATTGAGCAGCCGGCGCGTTGCGCCATTGGGCTGCTGTATGAGATGGAGGGGGACAACGTCTGGAACCGGGGCGATTTGGCTTTTTTGAGGCTCTTTTCTGAATCCGAGAGAACCATTTTTAAGACGATGTTGAAGCAGCAGTTGAACACGCCGCAGACCTCGAGTGTCGGTCGTCTCTTCGATGCGGTCGCGGCGCTCCTGGCATTGCGGCAGGAAGCTTCTTTTGAAGGCCAGGCGGCTATGGATTTGGAGTTTATGGCCGAAGGATACCCTACAGAAGAGGCCTATCCTGTTATAATAGGTGCATCGCCCCTCCTGGTGTTTGATTGGGAACCGATGATCAGGGGAATCCTCGCGGATGTGAAGGCGGTCCATCCTGTCGGCCGGATTGCAGCCAAATTCCATAGCACGCTGGTGGATGTGATTGTCGAGATCGCCAAGCGTTCAGGCGAGGAGCGGATCGTGTTGAGCGGAGGCTGTTTCCAGAACCGGATTCTGACGGAGCAAGCGGTTCGGCGGTTGCGGGAAGCCAACCTTCGCCCCTACTGGCACCAGCGGGTCCCGCCCAATGACGGAGGTCTTGCGGTGGGGCAGGTAGCGGCGGCGGTGGAGTCCAGGAGAGATTCTTTATGTGTCTAG
- a CDS encoding hydrogenase/urease maturation nickel metallochaperone HypA: MHEFHSVKLFIDEVVKNITPGKKVRAIHVLRNVTFVEEAARLAFNVHSKGTPLEQADVVIEPLKSVASCSCGFKGEVIAEGDGSPVLCPSCQNLIHVDPGAELELAQIIYDVRPR; the protein is encoded by the coding sequence ATGCATGAATTCCATTCCGTTAAATTGTTTATCGACGAGGTTGTTAAAAATATAACGCCGGGAAAAAAGGTTAGAGCCATTCACGTCCTCCGGAACGTCACTTTTGTCGAAGAAGCGGCCCGTTTAGCGTTTAACGTTCATTCCAAAGGAACGCCTTTGGAGCAGGCGGATGTCGTCATCGAACCTCTGAAGTCCGTTGCGAGTTGTTCCTGCGGATTCAAGGGCGAGGTTATTGCGGAAGGCGACGGGTCGCCGGTCCTGTGTCCCTCTTGTCAGAATCTTATTCATGTTGATCCGGGTGCGGAGCTGGAACTGGCCCAGATCATTTACGATGTGCGCCCCCGCTAA
- a CDS encoding hydrogenase maturation protease, translating into MNGALVIGYGNPLRTDDGLGWQAAACLAQACSESDVRILTCHQLTPELAETISQAERVAFIDASEGGSPGELVVEPVQASPTENTILDHAVNPSRLLAYARQLYHVSPPAVVFSIRCHSFELGEGLSPEVSAVLPVLVSRVQQWLRSPSGEFSHA; encoded by the coding sequence GATCGGTTATGGGAATCCCCTCAGAACCGATGACGGCCTCGGATGGCAGGCGGCCGCGTGCCTGGCGCAAGCCTGTTCCGAATCCGACGTTCGCATTCTGACCTGCCATCAACTCACTCCTGAATTGGCAGAGACGATCAGCCAGGCGGAACGGGTGGCCTTTATCGACGCTTCGGAAGGCGGTTCACCCGGCGAACTCGTTGTTGAACCCGTTCAGGCATCGCCCACGGAAAACACCATTCTGGATCATGCGGTGAATCCCTCGCGTCTTCTGGCGTACGCACGGCAGCTTTATCACGTGTCTCCTCCGGCTGTTGTGTTTTCCATCCGGTGCCATTCTTTTGAGTTAGGCGAAGGGCTTTCACCGGAGGTCTCGGCGGTCCTGCCGGTCCTGGTTTCGCGTGTTCAGCAGTGGCTGCGGAGTCCTTCAGGAGAATTTTCTCATGCATGA